A window of Amycolatopsis sp. 195334CR genomic DNA:
TGGCGGCACACGGTCAACAACAACTGGTACACCGGCTGGGACACCCCCAGCTACCCGGCTCCGGCGGCCAACCCCGGCGGGTGGCCGTGTTACACCATGTGGGTCTCCCAGTTCAAGGACATGCGCGCCCGGTGCAACATCGCCGCCGCGAACCAGGACGCGCGGGCAGTCGAGCCGGCTCTGCCGCCGAAGCTGTCGCCGGTGGACGAAGCGCTGCGTGTGGCCAAGACGATGGGTGTGACCGCGCCGAAGGGCGTCCGCGCGGTCGCCGGCGATCGCACCGCGGTCAATGCCCTGTTCAACACCGACATCCGGGGTGGCAGCGACCTCACGGTTGTCCAGATCGACGGTGACTTCCGGGCCGACGGGGTACCGCGGCCCCAGAACGCGGCCGCGCCGACCGGCACCTCGTTGACCGTCGTGCTCGACCAGACCACCGGTGAGGTCCAGATGATTCACCTGTGGCCGTCGGCGTCGCCGGACATCGCCTCCTTCGGCACACCGACCACCATCGCCTGATCACCTGCCAGCACCGGTCCGGCTTCGTAACAGTGTGGCGCCGAAGGGGATTGTTCCCTCGGCGCCACACCCGTGGGCGAGCGCGATCCCTTCTGGATCACGCGGAGTCGAACCGGCTCAGTCGTGGTGACCGAGGGCGTCGAGCGCCGCCCGCAGGATATGGGGTCGCCACTCGCGGCGCCGGTCCGCGCGGGTGGCGCTCTCGGCGGCCGCCTGGAGGCCCGCGGTGGCGGCGATCACGCGCGCCATCCGTTCGTCGTCGAATGCGCTGGGGTCGATTCCGAACGCCTCAGCGAGCGCGACACCGGCTTCGAGCAGTTCGGGATCGAGTTCGGGATCGGAGGACACGCTCGCGCTGAGGAACGCCGCCGTGCCGGGGAGTTCCCAGGTGGTGTCCAGGATCGCCTCGAGGAGCAGCCGGTCCCGTTCGAGTCCGGGGGCGATTCCGGCGGTCGCCGAGAGGAGGCGGGTGCTGCGCCGGAGTGCCTCGGCGACGGCCGCGCGGTAGAGCGTCTCCTTGTTCGAGAAGCGGTGCAGCAGGCCCGCTTTCGAGTACCCCACCTCATCGGCGATCTGCTGCAGCGACGTGTGGCGGAATCCGTGGCGTGCGAAGACCGCCGATGCGCGGTCGACGATCTCGGCGTCGATCTGCTCCTTGGTCAGGCGAGGCATGGGGTCGACACTACCAGGATGGACCGATATGGTCGGAACCGGACCAAATCGGTTCGTAACATCCAGTCCGCCGGGGGACGAGCCATGAAACTGCTTCGCCGACCAGTCGAGATCCTGCGCTCGGATTCCCGCGCGCTGGTCGTCCTCACCGTGCTGATCTTCGGAGCACTGCTGCTCGGCATGGGGACGGGCACGCTGTTCCCCGGTCTCGAGCTGCCCACCCTGGTCTCCGGCGGCGTCTCCGGCGACCTCGTGCACACGATGATCACGAACCCGTGGTTCTTCGGCACCGTGATCCTGCTGATCAACCTGTTCGTGGCCGCTGTCGGCGGCATTCTGCTGCCGTCGCTCATCGTGCCGTTCCTCGGCGTCCCGGCGATCGCGTTGTACATGTTCAACGTGGGCGTCTCGATCGCGCCATCCGGCTCGACGGCGGCGACGGTGCTCATCCCGCACTCCCTGACGCTCATCATCGAGCTCACCGCCTACGTTCTCGTGATGTTCGGGGCATACCAGCTCGGTCGCGGCTGGATCCGTCCCGGCTACCTCGGCGAGAGCAGTCGCCGGCGCGCGTACGTCGCCGGTCTGCGGCGACTCGCGTGGCTCGCGCTGCCGACGATCGTGCTTCTCGTGATCGGCGCGTACTACGAGGCATTCTCGGTCGTCTACCTGCTGCCGGGAATGCTGGGCGGTTGATCTCCCCCGGGCACCCGCGCCCCAGGCTTGACTGTGCCCCAAGGGCATCGTGTCCCATGGCCGAGTCACATTGCGACGTCTGGAGAAGGTAATGCGGAGAGCATGGGTGGCCTCGGCCGCCGTTGTCGTTGCCCTGTCGTCGGTCGTGGTCGCGGCGGCGTCACCGGCGGTGGCGGGCGACGGGCTGAGTTGGGAGCCGTGCGCGGCGGCCGGCGCGCCGGGTCTGGAGTGCTCGACCCTCCAGGTGCCCCTTGACTACCGGCATCCGGAGGGCCGGACGATCGAGATCGCGATCTCCCGGCTGAAGAGCACGAACCCTTCGCAGCGCCGGGGCGTGCTGCTGACGAATCCGGGCGGGCCCGGCGGGCCCGGGCTGGACTACCCGGCCCTGCTCGCGGATCCGGCGGTCCCGCATCCGCTGCCGCAGAGCGTGCGGGACAAGTACGACGTGATCGGCATGGATCCCCGTGGTGTCGGCCGCAGCTCGCCGGTGACGTGCGACGTCACGCCGGAACAGCTCGCGCCTCGCTGGTTGCCGTACCCGGAAAACCCGGGCGAGGTGGGGCGGCACGCCGGTGTGGCGCGGACTGTTTCCCGGCAGTGCGCGACGTCGGAGACGCAGGACCTGTTGCCCCACATCACCACCGCGAACACCGCACGGGACATGGACCGGATCCGGGAAGCGCTGGGGGAACCCCGGATTTCCTATCTCGGTGGGTCCTACGGCAGCTACCTCGGCGCGGTTTACGCGACCTTGTACCCGTCACGCGGCGACCGGATCGTGCTCGACAGCGTGCTGGGCGCCGGCGGTTACGACTACCAGGCGCAGCTCCGGTTCGCCATCGGGTTCGACGATCGGTTCCCGGACTTCGCCAGGTTCGTGGTGGCGAACCCGGAGTACGGGCTGGGCACCACGCCCGCACAGGTTCGAGAAAAGTACCTGGACCTCGCGGCGCGGCTCGACCGCGAGCCGATCGGCGGTGTCGATGGCTCCCTGCTGCGCAATCTGACGCATGAGGCGCTCTACGCCGACGCGCTCTTCCCCAGCCTCGCCGAGAAGATGAAGACACTCGACGCGGGGCAGCCAGTGCAGGTGCCCCCGCCCGCCGGCGACATGGACAACTTCTACGCCTCGCACTTCTATGTACTCTGCGGTGACTCGAACTGGCCGCGCTCGGTTCCGGCCTACCAGCGTGAGGTCGAGGCGCAACGGGCCGAGCATCCGCTGTTCGGTGCGGCCGCGGCCAACGTCAACCCTTGCGCGTTCTGGCAGAAGCCCGTCGAGCCCCCGGTCCGCATCCATGACCGAGGACCGTCCAATGTGCTGCTCGTGCAGAACCTGCGCGACCCGGGTACGCCCCTGGCCGGTGCGCTGGAAATGCGGCGGGCGTTCGGTGACCGGGCCCGGCTGGTCACGGCAGACCAGGGTGGCCACGGTGCCTACGGACTGTTCGCGGAGAACATGTGCGCCAACAACACGGTCACGGCTTTCCTGTCCACCGGCGAGTTTCCGGAACGGGATCGCGCCTGCGCGGCGGAATCGTGATCTCTGCCCGAACCTGAAGGAGCACCATGTCAATCACACTTCCGGCCCTGCACCACATCGGCATCGTGGTGGCCGATGTGGAGGCCGCGGCCCTCGACCACGAGCGCCGGTGGGGCGTCAACGCGGGCCCGATCGTCGATCTCAGCTTCTCCCGGGCCCTGTTGGCCGGAGTGCCCACCGACGTGTCCGCCCGCTATCGGTTCATCGACACCGGTGCCTCACAGATCGAACTCATCGAACCGACCTCCCGGCCTTCGCCCTACGACGAACTGTTGCCGGTCGGCGGCGTCCATCACCTCGCTTACTTCGTCGACCGGATCGATGCCTACCTGGACCACCTGCGCGGGCTGGGGGAGCAGGTCGAGGTGACGTTCGACGCCTCCGTAGCCGATGGGACTCGATTCGTGTACCTGAAGGGACTCGCGCATGAGCCCGCCATCGAGCTCATCGAGACGCGCGCTGCTGGGTGACGAACCCGGCCCAGCTGGATGACCGCGGCCCGGGTGGAAGCCGCCGACCGGCTACCACCCGGGCCGCCAGGTCGCATCAGAACTTCGCGAACAGACCCCAGTTGAAGTACAGCGGCGTGTGGTACACGCAGACCCACTCGGTCCAGTCGCCGTTGGCGAAGCCGGTTCGGCCGGTCAGCTCGCAGTCGTCGATGGTGCTGTAGTAGTTCACGAACTCGTAGTCCGCGGCCTGTGCCGTGGCGGCGTTCACCGCGCCGGCCGAGGCGAAGGCAGCGACGGCCGTGCCGGCGACGGCGAGCCGTCGCAGGGTGTTCTTCATGGTCTCCCCAGTGTCTTGTCGGTTCTTGGCCGGCTGATCAGGCGTCGAAGGGTTTGACGGCCAGGTTCCACGCGCCCATGATCGGCGCGTTGAGAGCGCAGCCCCAGTCCGCCCATTCCCCCTTGACCGCACCCCACCAGCCGGTGTCCCAGCAGTCTTTGTGGCTCGAGTGGATGCTGTGGAACTGCCAGTCCGCGGCCTGTGCCGTGGTGGCGTTCACCGCGCCGGCCGAGGCGAAGGCAACGGCGGCCGTGCCGGCGACGGCGAGCCGTCGCAGGGTGTTCTTCATGGTCTCCCCAGAGTCCTAAGTCGACGGTCTTGAAACGGGACAGCGGGAGGGTATCGGAGCGGGAGCACCTCTGGCGGGGCCAAGGGACGGTTTCACGCTACGACGAATCCGGCGTGTTGCTGTCCGGTCAGCGGGTGTCACAGGTGCGGCGAAACGACGGCCGGGCGCACGGCCGCCGCGGTTCCCGCCGTCGGCACCGGCAGGGGATGGGGCGCGATGTCGAGGTCGCCGCCCGGGAGCAGGCCGTCGACGAGGTAGTCCCGGCCGATCCGCTGGGCCTCCTGGTTGGCCATCGCCGGGTGGCTGCCGAACAGGCAGTGGGTGCCCGCGCCGCGCTCGGTCACCAGCACCGAGCTCGGCAGCTGCCGGTGCATCGCGACGGTGTTCGCATACGGCGTCGCGGAGTCTCCCTCCACACCGAAGAGCAGGATCGGCGGCAGGTTCTTCCCCGAGGGCACGATGCGCTGGTCACGCACCGGCCAGTTCGCGCAGGCGGACGGGATCGACACGTTGTACCAGGCGAAATCGCTGGTCTTGGCCAGCTCGCCGAAGTCGCGCTCGATCTTGGCCCGGTCCGTCGGCGCGTCGGCGTCGACGCAGGCGATCGAGATCATGCCGGCGATGGAGCGCTCGGCGGCCGCGCCACCCGACGGAGTCGCCCAGTCCAGTACGGCGCGATCGTCACCGCGCAGCACGTAGTCGGCCATCGCCTTCGCGAGGGGTTCCCAGTAGAGCTCGTGGGACAGGTTGGCGATGTAGACGTCCATCAGTTCCACCGCGCCGACGTTCTTCGACGGCCCGCGCGGCGCCTCCCGGAAGTCGCCGAGCAGCTTCTTCCAGGCCGCGTGCACCTCGTCGTAGGTCTTGCCGAGGTGGAACACGTGGTCGTACCGGGCGATCCAACTCAGGTAGGCGTGTTCGCGGGCGACTCCCGCGCTGACCTGACCGGTCGAGTTGTGGTACCACATTTCCGGCTCCACCGGGTGCATCGAGCTGTCGAGAACCATCCGGTCCACCCGGTCCGGATAGCGCTCGGCGTACGCGCTGCCGAGATAGGTGCCGTAGGAGTACCCCAGGTAGCTGATCTTCTCCTCGCCGAGCAGCGTGCGCACGTGGTCCATGTCCTGGATCACGTTGCGGCTGCCGGTGTGCTTCAGCTTTTCACCGTTCTTCTCCGCACACGAGCGGGCGAAGGACTTCCAGCGCTCCCAGCTCTTGTCCCGTTCTTCCGGCCGGTCGGGATCGGGCTGCAGCTGGCGCCAGTAGTCCTCGCCGACGCAGCTGAGCGGCTGGCTGTGCCCGGTGCCGCGGGAATCGAGTCCGATGATGTCGTAGGCCTCGAGCACTTCCTTGGGCAGCCGGGTGTAGCCGGTCGCGTCCGGCAGGGACAGCTTGCCCGCCTGCAGCACCGCTGAGCCCGACGGGCCGCCGGGGTTGACGAACAGCACGCCGCGCCGTTTCGCCGGGTTGGTGCTGGCGTGCTTCGAGACGAGCACGTCCATCCGCGCGCCGAACGGCCGCGAGTGGTCGAGCGGGACATTGACCGTCGCGCATTGCAGCGCCGGGTACACCTGGGCGACATCCGCCGGGCAGGCCCCGAAGTCAAGCTGTGGAACGGCGTTGGCCGGTGTGCTGACGGCCGCCGCGGTGCCCGAGGTGAGCAGCGCGGTCAGGCCGATGACGAGGAATCTCCTCATTCGAACCCCCAGTTCGATCGGACCCCGGGGACTGTAGCGACAACACCGGTGGCCCGCCGCCCCGCGACCGCTGTTCCGGTGCGTGACGGCCGGGGTTTCACGTAGCGCTTAAACGAGGGACGGGAGCGGCGATTTCGGCCAAGCTCTCGTTGTCGTCACTACTGGGGGACGACGTGCGCACGAGAAATGAGTCGATCTTGCTCACCAAGTCATGGAGAACCGCGGTCGTCGGGGCCGCGGTCGCGCTCGTCGCGGGACTGTCCGGCCCGGTGGGTGCGGCGGGGGCCGCGCCACCGGAGGACATCCTCGACCAGCTCAAGCGGATCCCGGGTCTGACGGTGCTTTCCGAGGGCACGCCACCGGCCCCGGAGCACCGTTATTTCGTGCTCGGCTACACGCAGCCCGTCGACCACCGCCGGCCGGACGGCGCCACCTTCCAGCAGCGGTTCAGCCTGGTGCACAAATCGGCCGACCGGCCGATGATCCTGCACACCACCGGGTACGGGCTCTACCCGGCCGCGTTCCGCACCGAGACCACCCAGCTCGTGGGCGGCAACCAGATCTCGACCGAGCAGCGGTTCTTCCCGCCGTCCCGGCCGGAGCCGGCGAACTGGGACCAGCTCACCATCTGGCAGGCGGCGACCGATCACCACCGGCTGGTCAGCGCGCTCAAACCGCTCTATGCCGGGAAGTGGCTCTCCAGCGGGGCCAGCAAGGGCGGGATGACCTCGGTCTACCACAGCCGTTTCTACCCGGCTGACGTCGACGGTGTCGTCGCGTACGTGGCGGCGAACGACCGCGACAACGACGAGGACAGCGCCTACGACCGGTTCTTCGCCTCCGTCGGTTCCGAGGCCTGCCGCACCGCGCTCGCCGACCTCCAGGTGGAGGCGTTCCAGCGAAGGCCGGAGATGGTCGCCCTGCTGACGCAGCACGCGGCCAAGTCCGGCTGGACCTATGACAAGATCGTCGGCAGCCTGGACCAGGCGTTCGAAAAGTCGGTGATGATGCTCGGCTGGGCGTTCTGGCAGTTCCGCGGCCAGGGGGAGTGCGCGACGGTGCCGCCGGCCTCCGCCACCACCGAGCAGATCTTCGAGTACATCGACGGCACCGTCGCCTTCGGTTCGTTCAGCGACAACGACCTCGGGCAGATGACGCCGTACTACTTCCACGCGATGACCGAGCTCGGCTGGCCCCAGCCGGAGTTCCCGCACGTGCGCCCGTACCTCAAGTACACGGACTCGTCGTCGGTGCACTCCAACGTCCCGCCGGAGCTGCATCGCCCGCACGACCCGGCTCCGATGCTCGAGGTGGACCGGTGGGTGCGCACCTCAGCGCAGCGGATCATGTTCATCTACGGGGAGAACGACCCCTGGAGCGCCGAGCGGTTCACGCCGAGCCCGCACGACTCGCACCTCTACACCGCGCCCGGTGCCCACCACGGGGCGAAGATCTCCCTGCTGGCCGACGGTGACCGCCTCGCGGCGACCGACATCCTGCGCCGCTGGGCCGACGTCGGGTTCGAGACCGCCGGTCCGCCCCCGGTGATCGACCCGGCCGAGGAGGAGGTCGTCCGGGCGCCGCTGCCGTTCTGATCCTCCCGCACCAGGCGGCCGATATCGATAGACGGAACCTACCGCCGGCGTCCCGGACAAGTCTTGGACGCCCGCGGGAGGCCGCCGTAGTGTCGTTTTTCGACGACTGTGCGGACCGAGGAAATGAGAACGAACCGATGACCAGCCCCGCGAAGACGAGCTGGCCGAGCCTCCGGGTTTCGGACTGGGCCCCCACCCGCGACACGCTGCACATGTGGACCCAGATCGTGGGCAAGATCCGCATGGCCCACACCCCGCTGGTCAACCACTGGTGGCAGGTCACCCTGTACGTCAGCCCGCGCGGGCTGACCACCTCGGCCATCCCGTACCGCGCCGGCGCCTTCGAGATCGAGTTCGACTTCCTCGGCCACCGGCTCGAGGTCCGCAGCAGCGACGGCGGCGTGCGCAGCTTCCCCCTCCAGCCGATGCCGGTCGCCGAGTTCTACCGCCGGATCCTCCACGTGCTCGGCGAACTCGGCATCGAGGCGCCCATCCGGCCCCACCCCAACGAGGTGGACCCGGCCATCCCCTTCGCTGAGGACCACGTCCACGCCTCCTACGACGGCGAGGCGGCCACCCTGTTCTGGCGGCAGTTGCTGCAGGCGAACCGGGTGATCGGCGAGTTCCGCTCGCACTTCGTCGGCAAGGTCAGCCCGGTCCACTTCTTCTGGGGCGCGATGGACCTCGCCTGCACCCGCTTCTCCGGACGACCCGCCCCGCCCCACCCCGGCGGCGCCCCCAACTGCGGCGACTGGGTGATGGTCGAGGGCTACTCCCGCGAGCTGTCCAGCTGCGGGTTCTGGCCCGGCGGCGGTGAGGAAGGCGCCTTCTACGCCTACGCCTACCCCGCCCCCGACGGGTTCGCCGAGCAGCCCGCCGGCCCCGACGGCGCGTTCTACAGCACCGAGTTCCAGCAATTCCTGCTGCCCTACGAGGTCGCCCGCGCCGCACCCGACCCGGACCGCGCGGTCGCCGAGTTCCTCCACGCCACCTACGTCGCCGCCGCGGACCTCGCCCACTGGGACCGCCCCGCACTGGAGGACAACCCCTTCCGGCTGCAGCAAGCGAGCGACTAGGGCGTGTCCTGCGGATCTTTATCGGAGGTGGAGGACGATGCAGGCCAGGATGATCTCGGCGCGGTGGTAGGCGGCTCGTTTGGCGAATCTGGTGGCCAGGCCGCGGAACTGCTTGAGACGGTTGAAGCAGCGCTCGACCACGTTACGGAGCTTGTAGAGGTCGGGGTCGAAGGCTGGTGGCCTGCCACCGGCCGAGCCCAAGGCTTTGCGTCGGTCGATCTGGTCGATGCGTTCGGGAATGGTGGCCTTGATTCGCCGCTGCCGTAACGCGGTGCGGGTGCTTGGGTGGGCGTAGGCTTTGTCTGCGATGACCCGCCCGACCCGCACTCGCTGCCCGTCGACGTCGATGTCGTGGATGTCGTCGAGCAGCGGCAGCAGTTGCGGGTTGTCGCCAGCCTGGCCGGGTGTGAGGATCACCGCCAGCGGCAGGCCCGCTGTGTTGACGGCCAGGTGGAGCTTGGTGGTCAGCCCTCCGCGGGAGCGTCCGAGGCATTCACCGTCGACGGCGAGCGCTTCGATCCAGTCCGCGCAGCCCCCTTTTTCCGGGCACCGGCCGCGTGCTGGTGCGCCCGCACACTCGTGGAGTCAACGCTGACCACGAACGCGACGTTGTCCTCCAGCGTCCCGAGCGAGTCGTCTTTGACGATCACGTGCTCCAGGATCCGGTCCCCTGTCCCGTCCGCGGTCCACTTGCGCAGCCGCTCATGCGCGGTCTTCCACGGCCCGTACCGTTCGGGCAGGTCACGCCAGGGCGCGCCGGTGCGTTGCTTCCACAGGATCGCGTTGATCACCTGCCGGTGGCTGCGCCACCGGCCACCGCGCTGCCCACTCTGCACGGGCAGCAACGGCGCGATCCCCGCCCAGGCCTTGTCCGTCAGCTCACCACGACCAACCACCATCCATCATCTGCACACGATCATGGAAAGATCCGCAGGACACGCCCTAGTCTTCGACCGGGGTCGCCGGGCGCGACGCACTTTTCGAACTCGGTGCCGGTCCTGCGCTTGACCGTGATCCAGACACTTCGAGATGGATGGCTCGCGAGCACGTGACCTTCGCGTGGCAGGCAACCACAGGGCCTGTCTGCCGAGCGAGAACCTCGTCCCCCTGGCCGATCACGCGAACCGGATCGTCCCGTGAGGACAGTGCGGACCGCCGGAAGTGCCGCCTTGGAAACGATCCCCCCGCTCGCGCGGGTGGCGCACTTTGTGACCTGCGTCCCGGGTCGGCGCACGGCCGGAAGGGTGGTGCAGGTTCGCGGGACAGCGACCGGGCATTTCGGACTGCGAGTTCACCGGCCGCAACGCCGGCGATGCGGAGGTCGCTTCGCTCTCACGCCCGTGCTCTGGAACGTCGCGAATTTCTGGCGTTCCAGCGCACGGGCGATCCCTGGCGCGATGCCGGACCGTTCGTGGGCTCTAGTCGTTCTTGACGCTCCACTCGACGAGCGGGTGCAGGACGCGCATCAGGCTCACACCCCGCTCGGTGGGCCGGTATGTGATCTGGACCGGTGTCGTCGGCACCACGACCCGCTCTATCAGGCCGTGGCTCTCGAGTTCACGAAGACGCTGGGAGAGCAGCTGGTTCGAGATCCCGGTGACGCGTGCCCGGTAGTCGACGAACCGGCGGGCGCCCCGCATCGCCGCCATGAGCACGGCGGCGGTCCATTTCCTGCCCACGATCTCGACCGAGCGCTGGAAGCGGCGGCACACGTCGTCGTCGATGTGCTCGTAGGCGACCTCCGCGCGGCTCTCGCCCGGGGCGGCGGATTCGCTGGTGGATCGCGAGCTGGTCACTCGGTCATCATAGCTGACCGAGTTGTATTAGGTGACCTGGTAATGCCCCGTTTGTCGCCCGTGGTCGGCTTCGGGCAGCCTGGTGGCATGAACGCACGCACCGCCGGTCCCGACGCGCGGTGAACTACGGACACCGGCTGCGGTTCGGGCTGCGCCTGGACACCGGCGCCGATCGCGAACCCGGTCACCTGATCAAGAGGGTGGCCCTGGCCGAGCGGTGGGGACTGGACCTGCTCGTCGTCCCGGCGGGAACCGCCGGCGCCGATCTCGAGCCGGGGACCGTGTCGTCGTGGATCGCGGCGTCGACGGGCTCGCTCGGACTGGTGGTGGAGTCGCCGCCGCCCGCGCATCCGGCGGTGCTCGCCAGGGCCGTCGCGAGTCTGGACCACCTCACCGGGGGCCGGGTCGAACTGGCTCTCCACGCGGATTCCGAGGAAGCACTCGGCGACACGATCGCCGTCGTCCGCGAGCTGTGGAACGTCCTCGACCGCGGCCTCGGCCGGTTCACGGGCCGCGTCCACCGGCTCGCCGGCGCGCAGAAGGCCGCACCCGCGCACGACGTGCCGATCGCCGTGCACGGCGATCGGCACGTGCTGCGGCTGGTGGGTCAGCTGGGCGACGAGTGGTCGACGGTCGCCGACGTCGCCGCGCTGGCGGAGGGCAACCGCGTGGTCGACGAGGCCGCGGGAGAAGCAGGTCGCGACCCGCGCGAGATCCGCAGGCGGGTCACGATCCGAGGTGGCTTCGGCGAGCGTACGGAGAGGTTCACCGGAACCGCCGCGGACTGGGTGAACGACCTGTTGCCTCTCGTGCTCGACCACGGAGTGGGCACGGTCGTGCTCGACACCGACTCCGAGGACGTCGCGGCGCAGTTCGCGAACGACGTCGCCCCCGCGCTGCGGGACGCCGTGGACGCGGCGCTGCCCCACGGTTGGTCGAGTGCGCGGATTCGCCGTGCGGCCGTACTCGCCAGGCGCCGTCCGGGGATCGACTACGAGGGTGTTCCGGCGGAGATGGCCGAGGTCGTCGAGCCGGGGGACCTGGCTTACGCGCGGCTGCGCTCCGGTTACCTGCGCGGAGGCGCGCCGGGGATCGTCCTGCGGGCCGCGACGAACGAGCAGGTGGTGCGGGCGCTGGCGTACGCCCGTCGGCATCCCGGCGTTCCCCTGTCCCGCCGCAGCGCCGGGCACGGGGTCTCGGGACGCTCCACGAACGACGGCGGGATCGTCATCGACGTGTCGCTGATGAACGCGATCGAGGTCCTCGATGAGCGGACGCGCCGGGTGCGCATCGGTCCGGGCGCACGCTGGGGCGAGGTGGCGGCCGCGCTGGAACCGTACGGCTGGGCGTTGAGTTCGGGCGACTACGGCGGCGTCGGGGTCGGCGGCCTCGCCACCGCAGGTGGCATCGGTTATCTCGCGCGCGAGCACGGCCTGACGATCGACCACCTGCGGGCCGTGGAGATGGTGCTCGCGGACGGCTCCGCTGTGCGGGCCGACGACACGGAGAACGCGGACCTGTTCTGGGCGGTGCGGGGCGCGGGCGCGAACTTCGGGATCGTCACCGCGTTCGAGTTCGAGGTCGACGAGGTCGGTCCGGTCGCCTTCGCCCAGCTCACCCAGGACGCGAGCGACGTCGAGCGCTACCTCGTCGAGTGGGGCCAGGTGGTCGAGCAGTCGCCGCGGGACCTCACCAGCTTCGTGATCCTGCCGCCGCCGCGGGGCGGGCGACCGGCGGTGGCGCTGAGCCACACCATGGTGCATTCCGCCGACCGCGAGACCGTGCTCGCCCGGCTGGAACCGCTGGCCGCGATTTCCCCGATGTACGCCCAGGACGTCACCATCTCGTCCTACGCGGCGGTGATGGACAACGCGAGTGACGACGCGCCGGTGTCCCGGGGTGAGCCGGTTTCGCGCAGCGGCCTGCTCCGGCACGTGACCCCGGAGTTCGCCGCGGCCGCCGCCCGGGTGCTGCGCAGCGGCGCGATCGGCTGGTTCCAGCTCCGCGCGGTCGGCGGGGCCGTCGCCGACGTTGCCGCGGACGCCACCGCCTACGCCCACCGCGACGCGAACTTCTCGCTCGTGGTGATGGGCGGTGACGACGAGGTGGTCGACGCGGCCTGGGAGCTGCTGCGTCCCTTCCTCGACGGCCTCTACCTCAGCTTCGAGTCCGGTCTCCGGCCCGAACGCCTCGCCGAGGCGTGGCCACCGGCGACTCTCTCGCGGCTGCGTGAGCTCAAGTCCCAGTACGACCCGGAGGGAGTGTTCGACGACAACTTCGCGCTCACTCCCGCCACGAACGATCCCGGAGGAAGCGAGAAATGACCGACTACGGCCACGACCTGTGGTTCGGCAGCTTCGTCACGCCCGCCGCCCGCCCGCCCCAGGCGCCGGTCGAGCTGGCACTGGCCTCGGAGCGGGCCGGGCTCGATCTCGTCAGCTTCCAGGACCACCCGTACCAGTCGGCGTTCCAGGACACCTGGACGCTGATGTCGTACGTCGCGGCGCGCACCGAGCGGATCCGGGTCAGCGGCAACGTGCTGAGCCTTCCGCTGCGCTCGCCCGCCGTGCTGGCCCGCGCCGCCGCGAGCCTGGACCGGCTCACCGGTGGGCGGGTCGAACTGGGCCTCGGCGCGGGCGCGTTCTGGGACGGCATCGCCGCGATGGGCGGCCGCAGGCTCACTCCGGGCCAGGCCGTGCAGGCCCTGGAGGAGGCGGTCGCCG
This region includes:
- a CDS encoding LLM class flavin-dependent oxidoreductase; the encoded protein is MNYGHRLRFGLRLDTGADREPGHLIKRVALAERWGLDLLVVPAGTAGADLEPGTVSSWIAASTGSLGLVVESPPPAHPAVLARAVASLDHLTGGRVELALHADSEEALGDTIAVVRELWNVLDRGLGRFTGRVHRLAGAQKAAPAHDVPIAVHGDRHVLRLVGQLGDEWSTVADVAALAEGNRVVDEAAGEAGRDPREIRRRVTIRGGFGERTERFTGTAADWVNDLLPLVLDHGVGTVVLDTDSEDVAAQFANDVAPALRDAVDAALPHGWSSARIRRAAVLARRRPGIDYEGVPAEMAEVVEPGDLAYARLRSGYLRGGAPGIVLRAATNEQVVRALAYARRHPGVPLSRRSAGHGVSGRSTNDGGIVIDVSLMNAIEVLDERTRRVRIGPGARWGEVAAALEPYGWALSSGDYGGVGVGGLATAGGIGYLAREHGLTIDHLRAVEMVLADGSAVRADDTENADLFWAVRGAGANFGIVTAFEFEVDEVGPVAFAQLTQDASDVERYLVEWGQVVEQSPRDLTSFVILPPPRGGRPAVALSHTMVHSADRETVLARLEPLAAISPMYAQDVTISSYAAVMDNASDDAPVSRGEPVSRSGLLRHVTPEFAAAAARVLRSGAIGWFQLRAVGGAVADVAADATAYAHRDANFSLVVMGGDDEVVDAAWELLRPFLDGLYLSFESGLRPERLAEAWPPATLSRLRELKSQYDPEGVFDDNFALTPATNDPGGSEK
- a CDS encoding IS5 family transposase (programmed frameshift); amino-acid sequence: MVGRGELTDKAWAGIAPLLPVQSGQRGGRWRSHRQVINAILWKQRTGAPWRDLPERYGPWKTAHERLRKWTADGTGDRILEHVIVKDDSLGTLEDNVAFVVSVDSTSVRAHQHAAGARKKGAARTGSKRSPDGECLGRSRGGLTTKLHLAVNTAGLPLAVILTPGQAGDNPQLLPLLDDIHDIDVDGQRVRVGRVIADKAYAHPSTRTALRQRRIKATIPERIDQIDRRKALGSAGGRPPAFDPDLYKLRNVVERCFNRLKQFRGLATRFAKRAAYHRAEIILACIVLHLR
- a CDS encoding helix-turn-helix domain-containing protein; its protein translation is MTSSRSTSESAAPGESRAEVAYEHIDDDVCRRFQRSVEIVGRKWTAAVLMAAMRGARRFVDYRARVTGISNQLLSQRLRELESHGLIERVVVPTTPVQITYRPTERGVSLMRVLHPLVEWSVKND